One Plasmodium vivax chromosome 13, whole genome shotgun sequence genomic region harbors:
- a CDS encoding 50S ribosomal protein L15, putative (encoded by transcript PVX_085090A; Apicoplast targeted protein. Curated by Stuart Ralph, Walter and Eliza Hall Institute of Medical Research, Australia.): MRCPAFLLLLCTTLGRGFVISDRKGGPLSATQKSPLSERRHRGVVPGRKKRHLNLFKEEEVEEKYNMIDTINSLLGKVKRQFNIDFDVEEEKRARDKQQGSSAEGSPMEEIHSEVHSFDAEGDPTKQQHRRDQNELRGIFGTMMDGSFKIGRANTMFKELKEEKKLVDKKYKALINRKISLRRKQFKQLEEDIKNGVFKSPYNDEQKKFLQNVVKEQEQAIEPIIKEIETVEKNKYLVYDEKNEQLVKLREEIQKKINQVNLKYQEEAIKLGIKKVMDDLYEQTKTPLVWDLTQMDWPRAIYPLINDMKLKADVYWESTVVGGNREQNEYFITPFNIPSMEDKKRRRKGRGVGSKRGGSSGRGMKGQKSRSGGSIPLGFEGGQTPLYRKLPKFVAAPMGPGYHFNRYDYELIPLNLINLAYTRSGQKKHLEIDWNVIDKMGLRIGKYKRKHPIKVVGCNLKKYKMKHGFDFEFYAKHVIVKAHSFTVKAAREIIRLGGRCLLLKKNTQDIVYAEYNPDDENLNRIPRRIVFSGKPSKYERKQHWLRRVKMEEEERHRAGEAAGEAAGEVGEVNEVGEVDEAGEVGDVDESDEANEAG, translated from the coding sequence ATGAGGTGCCCAGCTTTTCTCCTGCTGCTGTGCACGACGCTCGGAAGGGGATTCGTCATCAGCGACCGCAAAGGGGGCCCCCTGAGCGCGACGCAGAAAAGCCCGCTGAGCGAGCGCAGACACAGAGGGGTCGTTccagggaggaagaaaaggcacCTGAACCTCTTCAAAGAAGAGGAGGTGGAGGAGAAGTACAACATGATCGACACGATTAACAGCCTCTTGGGgaaggtgaagcggcagtTTAACATAGACTTCgatgtggaggaggaaaagcgGGCCCGGGATAAGCAGCAGGGGAGCAGCGCGGAGGGAAGCCCCATGGAGGAAATCCACAGCGAAGTGCATAGCTTCGATGCAGAGGGCGACCCGACGAAGCAGCAACACCGACGCGATCAAAACGAACTGAGGGGAATCTTCGGCACCATGATGGACGGGAGCTTCAAAATAGGCAGAGCCAACACCATGTTCAAGgagctgaaggaggaaaaaaaactggtgGACAAAAAGTACAAGGCGCTAATTAATAGGAAGATTTCCCTGAGGCGTAAGCAATTCAAGCAGCTAGAGGAGGACATCAAAAACGGGGTCTTCAAATCTCCCTACAATGATGAGCAGAAGAAGTTCCTCCAAAACGTAGTCAAGGAACAGGAGCAAGCCATAGAACCCATAATTAAAGAAATCGAAACGgtagaaaagaataaataccTCGTGTATGACGAGAAGAACGAACAGCTAGTCAAATTGAGggaagaaatacaaaaaaaaattaaccaagTGAATTTGAAGTACCAAGAGGAAGCCATCAAATTGGGGATTAAAAAAGTGATGGATGATTTATATGAGCAGACAAAAACGCCGCTGGTCTGGGACTTAACTCAGATGGACTGGCCCAGAGCCATTTACCCGCTTATAAACGACATGAAGTTGAAAGCGGATGTCTACTGGGAGTCAACAGTCGTTGGAGGGAACAGAGAGCAGAATGAGTACTTCATCACCCCTTTTAACATACCCTCCATGGAGGATAAAAAGAGGAGACGGAAGGGGAGAGGAGTAGGAAGTAAAAGGGGAGGATCATCCGGAAGAGGAATGAAAGGACAAAAGAGTAGAAGTGGAGGGTCCATCCCCTTAGGCTTTGAAGGGGGTCAAACGCCATTGTATAGAAAATTGCCCAAATTTGTTGCCGCCCCAATGGGACCAGGTTACCACTTCAACCGATATGACTACGAATTAATTCCACTCAATTTGATTAACTTGGCATACACAAGAAGTGGTCAGAAGAAACACCTCGAAATCGACTGGAATGTGATAGACAAAATGGGACTGCGGATAGGGAAGTACAAACGGAAACACCCCATTAAGGTCGTCGGGTGtaatttgaagaagtacaaaatgaagcacGGCTTCGACTTTGAGTTTTACGCGAAACATGTCATCGTGAAGGCGCACTCCTTTACAGTTAAGGCGGCGCGGGAAATTATTAGGCTCGGGGGAAGGTGCCTCttgctgaagaagaacacGCAGGACATTGTGTACGCAGAGTACAACCCAGATGATGAGAACTTGAACAGGATTCCGCGCCGAATTGTCTTTTCGGGGAAGCCCTCAAAGTATGAGCGGAAGCAGCACTGGTTGCGGCGGGTGAagatggaggaggaggagcggcaCCGCGCGGGGGAGGCAGCGGGGGAGGCAGCGGGAGAGGTGGGAGAAGTGAACGAAGTGGGAGAAGTGGATGAAGCGGGAGAAGTGGGAGACGTGGACGAATCGGACGAAGCGAACGAAGCGGGATAA
- a CDS encoding hypothetical protein, conserved (encoded by transcript PVX_085095A), producing the protein MKQPSSNEIVSLPQRGRRRVGRDSASSDGVESEDNGEQSGYDSAEEAGDSGKSGSSVHIEGSYKSGSSIHIEGSYKSGSSVHIDCSDEASAQNVALPYAKKKIKDGRLEKTYHYEYLDHPADVILHSYGKTLRECFESACVSMFNYMCNLNKVETKISRHITARGGTLEDLLYNFLTECHFLYGSEYIICKAVDILVFDQGSFFIEASAYGDVFSPDLHECGTEIKAITKHELRICFTEDLWEAFVLVDI; encoded by the coding sequence ATGAAGCAGCCGTCCAGCAACGAAATTGTTTCCTTGCCCCAGAGGGGGAGGCGACGAGTTGGCAGGGACAGCGCTAGTAGTGACGGGGTGGAGTCGGAGGATAACGGCGAGCAGAGCGGGTACGACAGCGCGGAGGAGGCTGGCGATAGCGGCAAAAGTGGGAGCAGCGTGCATATTGAGGGCAGCTACAAAAGCGGGAGCAGCATCCATATTGAGGGCAGCTACAAAAGCGGGAGCAGCGTCCATATTGACTGCAGCGACGAGGCGAGCGCGCAGAACGTGGCCCTGCCGTacgcgaagaagaaaataaaggacGGCCGACTCGAAAAGACGTACCACTACGAATATTTGGACCACCCAGCAGATGTCATCTTACACAGCTACGGAAAGACCCTAAGGGAGTGCTTCGAGTCTGCATGCGTTTCTATGTTTAACTACATGTGTAACTTAAATAAAGTGGAGACAAAGATATCGAGGCACATAACAGCTCGAGGGGGGACCCTGGAAGACCTACTCTACAACTTCCTAACCGAGTGCCATTTCTTATATGGCAGTGAATATATCATTTGTAAAGCTGTAGACATTTTAGTTTTCGACCAGGGGTCCTTTTTCATCGAGGCCTCTGCATATGGGGATGTTTTTTCGCCTGACCTGCACGAGTGTGGCACGGAGATAAAGGCTATCACAAAACATGAGCTGAGGATTTGCTTCACGGAGGACCTTTGGGAGGCCTTTGTCCTGGTCGACATATGA
- a CDS encoding hypothetical protein, conserved (encoded by transcript PVX_085100A), which translates to MAPRKGKSAKAGCRLRGAGNTRGKRRAAKGQQKLPDFSCLKKLIYEQKKKDNISNLFSFNDPAIKEKIDKFNQIIERRKDLLCETSESKRGGQDELSPNVCETSTFGYTFIDRVVNFSHKEDIEDLIQHDEDEEDDPFHCDYHHHHQRGRRADRQAEEIHIREGGSEHEGEHPHGEANRGGRHDPPRSGNPPKGFPCEKNTKRRPERSKEEFLFNNKVIIDSRKKDFILDQLKLKFDEFKIDTLTIPQKPVSVIDENGVEKKKLFIFNINSSSDRRKNERKRIQIVHGGVQAGGAQGGQSAMGPPTTKPPAAGPPPPDGGDSDVGELVHRITEQKESYLYFVVKNNQLMLKRNNDYFSIMMHYLCEGTPLPPGVNLQMMYYLIMKPSRMDTLLYLLLTYHNFSFVDVLEQFENVSVSNIVESSFEEMTLYDYYYYFFHILEVSHEQFYMSLEVLEGMQLLLNQYNFFLGRMHKNSIFSNARFVLGMGDIRGVDRVFLQGGGAADANVEMSEDVRGEANVEMSEDVRGGAASRDIASPDAASPTLRRKNGTLQYILDTKLEFIHYQQMNFLQETHWDEIENYHHLNRLDKLVYFTKDLYYEFTKKNIHHKLGEITCEQKHLDKVQLIESCKKKLPPYKKGVRFMNFLGVHAHSFVWQVYCSELELFCVLKFRQMRRGAPSRGATNGQRLWDTQGGDRSGKAQRRGPHTEASQMNPLSKSPQINPLSNVLQVNPLSKPPQIDPLSKLPQINPHAESPHLGRIEAEINAALRSFHAEVKEKQVDCLYVPLSVEITDRFVEKTRYINGTPLNEFIYSEFLSGIDLKLRVFKLKCIILKIIKVVASFLQFRTLIVLKCSRIFVKEDSLLVNGGIPLGLLSAESVRFLLRGVDETIATRTYSKTVWHYLPPEVRGVCREEGGMCGEKGGEEGAGVGGKEGDRMCGRGGAPTEGPPTQNRFLLEDRTQLEKAYSYMIGKVFEEALIDTFTGDKFDYLHFDEDVKDLLQSCLSKDINERQPLTQLPNHSCFSDCFDLYINIYDDHINAYHNDREKAIRLKDLKYISSFDYKMFAIPSESGTASGTASGTASGTASGSGSPSGCESSSCSSSRSRHFRKSSGYSSSSRL; encoded by the coding sequence ATGGCGCcgaggaaggggaagagcgCGAAGGCCGGCTGCCGCCTGCGGGGCGCGGGGAACACGCGGGGCAAGCGAAGAGCCGCCAAAGGACAGCAGAAGCTCCCAGACTTCTCCTGCCTCAAAAAACTAATAtacgaacaaaaaaaaaaagacaacatATCAAATTTATTCTCCTTTAACGACCCAGccataaaggaaaaaattgataagtTCAATCAGATAATCGAAAGGAGGAAGGACCTTTTGTGTGAAACGAGTGAGAGTAAGAGGGGTGGGCAGGATGAACTGTCTCCGAACGTATGTGAGACGTCTACCTTTGGGTACACCTTCATCGACCGGGTGGTGAATTTCTCCCACAAGGAGGACATAGAGGACTTGATACAGCACgatgaggatgaagaggacgACCCCTTCCACTGCGAttatcatcaccatcaccagcGGGGTCGCCGGGCAGATAGGCAGGCGGAGGAGATCCACATCAGGGAGGGTGGAAGCGAGCATGAAGGGGAACACCCGCACGGGGAAGCAAACCGTGGAGGTAGGCATGACCCCCCCAGAAGtgggaacccccccaaaggCTTCCCCTGCGAGAAGAACACCAAACGGAGGCCCGAGCGATCAAAAGAAGAGTTCCTATTTAACAACAAGGTAATCATCGatagcagaaaaaaggaCTTCATCCTGGACCAGCTGAAGCTGAAGTTCGACGAATTTAAGATCGACACGCTGACCATCCCGCAGAAGCCGGTGAGCGTGATCGACGAGAATGGCGttgagaagaagaagcttttcatttttaacatcaACAGCAGCAGCGACAGGAGGAAGAACGAGAGGAAGCGGATTCAAATTGTGCACGGCGGGGTGCAAGCGGGCGGAGCGCAAGGGGGGCAGTCCGCTATGGGACCGCCTACGACGAAACCGCCTGCCGCGGGCCCGCCTCCCCCGGATGGCGGCGACTCGGACGTGGGCGAGCTGGTGCACAGAATCACCGAGCAGAAGGAGTCCTACCTCTACTTCGTCGTCAAGAACAACCAGCTCATGCTGAAGAGAAACAACGACTACTTCAGCATCATGATGCATTACCTATGTGAAGGCACCCCCCTGCCCCCTGGGGTGAACCTACAGATGATGTATTACCTCATCATGAAGCCATCTCGCATGGACACACTGCTCTACCTCCTCCTCACCTACCACAACTTCTCCTTCGTGGATGTGCTGGAGCAATTTGAAAATGTATCTGTGAGCAACATCGTGGAGAGCTCCTTCGAGGAAATGACTCTCTACGACTATTACTACTActtctttcacattttggaaGTGTCTCATGAGCAATTCTACATGTCTCTGGAGGTGCTGGAGGGCATGCAGCTTCTGCTGAACCAGTATAACTTCTTCCTGGGGCGGATGCACAAGAACTCGATTTTCTCCAACGCCAGGTTCGTGCTCGGCATGGGCGACATTCGGGGGGTCGACCGGGTCTTCctccaggggggaggggcggcaGACGCGAATGTAGAAATGAGCGAAGATGTGAGGGGAGAAGCCAATGTAGAAATGAGCGAAGACGTGAGGGGAGGCGCCGCTTCGCGAGACATCGCTTCCCCCGACGCCGCCTCGCCAACCCTGCGCAGGAAGAACGGGACGCTGCAGTACATCCTGGACACCAAGCTGGAGTTCATCCACTACCAGCAAATGAACTTCCTGCAGGAGACCCACTGGGATGAAATCGAAAACTACCATCACCTGAACCGTCTAGACAAACTCGTTTACTTTACGAAGGACCTTTACTACGAATTTACTAAGAAGAACATCCACCACAAGTTGGGGGAGATCACTTGTGAGCAGAAGCACTTGGACAAGGTGCAGCTGATCGAGTCCTGCAAGAAGAAGCTCCCTCCCTACAAGAAGGGCGTGCGGTTTATGAACTTCTTGGGGGTGCACGCGCACTCCTTCGTGTGGCAGGTGTATTGCTCCGAGCTGGAGTTGTTCTGCGTGCTTAAGTTTAGGCAAATGCGCCGGGGCGCTCCCTCCAGGGGTGCAACGAACGGTCAGCGCTTATGGGACACGCAGGGTGGTGATCGTTCCGGGAAAGCGCAGCGGAGGGGTCCCCATACGGAGGCGAGCCAGATGAATCCCCTTTCAAAGTCGCCCCAGATCAACCCCCTTTCAAACGTGCTTCAAGTCAACCCCCTCTCAAAGCCGCCCCAAATCGACCCCCTCTCAAAGCTGCCCCAAATCAACCCCCACGCGGAGTCGCCCCACCTTGGACGCATCGAAGCCGAAATAAACGCCGCGCTGCGCAGCTTCCACGCAgaggtgaaggagaagcaagTGGACTGCCTGTACGTCCCCCTCTCAGTGGAGATCACCGACAGATTCGTCGAAAAGACGAGGTACATCAACGGGACTCCCCTGAACGAATTTATCTACAGCGAGTTCCTCTCCGGCATCGACTTGAAGCTGCGAGTCTTCAAGCTCAAATGCATCatactaaaaattataaaagtgGTGGCTAGCTTTCTGCAGTTCCGCACGCTGATCGTGCTTAAGTGCTCGCGCATCTTCGTTAAGGAGGACAGCTTGCTGGTGAACGGCGGCATTCCGCTGGGGCTGCTCTCCGCCGAGTCCGTGCGCTTCCTCCTGCGCGGCGTCGACGAGACGATCGCCACGCGCACGTACAGCAAAACCGTTTGGCACTACCTCCCGCCGGAGGTCCGCGGAGTGTGCAGAGAAGAAGGCGGAATGTGCGGCGAGAAAGGCGGTGAAGAAGGCGCCGGGGTCGGCGGTAAAGAAGGCGACCGAATGTGCGGCCGGGGAGGCGCCCCCACAGAGGGCCCCCCCACGCAGAACCGCTTCCTCCTGGAAGACAGAACGCAGCTGGAGAAGGCCTACTCGTACATGATCGGCAAGGTCTTCGAAGAGGCCCTCATAGACACTTTCACAGGAGACAAATTCGACTACCTCCACTTTGATGAAGATGTAAAGGACCTTCTTCAGTCGTGCCTTTCGAAGGATATAAACGAGAGGCAGCCACTTACCCAGCTGCCAAACCACAGCTGCTTTTCCGATTGCTTTGACCTTTACATTAACATTTACGATGACCATATAAACGCCTACCACAACGATAGGGAGAAAGCCATTCGTCTGAAGGATTTGAAGTACATCAGCAGCTTCGATTATAAGATGTTTGCCATTCCTTCCGAGTCGGGGACTGCGTCGGGGACTGCTTCGGGGACTGCTTCGGGGACTGCTTCGGGGTCTGGGTCTCCATCTGGGTGTgagtcctcctcctgctcctcctcccgcTCGCGCCACTTCCGCAAGTCCAGCGGGTACTCCTCCAGCTCGCGCCTctag
- a CDS encoding transcription initiation TFIID-like, putative (encoded by transcript PVX_085105A) — translation MSVHNISMNATLCSSLNLDSLYRHFANCIYNPREFKCMRIDVPVSTRSISKYVRFVQQKGGRQTGETQTGETQTGETQTGETQTGETQTGEKPTGEEQTGEKQTGEKPTGEEQKGSEGVIPPSDGTSVVTPSAPPPDVATTCQVVEATTSQGGGNPPEEHTEANEKVIINVSIFANGKIICTGNNSIEACKIAMKKIERKLKQLNFKNISIKNVTITNILAVYNVGFSIVLPLFAQYYKSVDYDPNVFPACKVKIALTSDSERDTSEASEQAEGNFAWSTPRSTAERSRSKVDVVSASIFSTGNITLTGGKSYQNLQRCIDILYPYLIKSKSQH, via the exons ATGAGCGTGCATAACATCTCGATGAACGCCACCCTGTGCTCCTCCCTAAACCTGGACAGCCTCTACAGGCACTTTGCCAATTGCATCTACAACCCTCGAGAGTTCAAGTGCATGCGGATTGACGTGCCAGTGAGTACCCGCAGTATAAGCAAGTACGTCCGGTTCGTCcagcagaagggggggaggcaaacgggggagacgcaaacgggggagacgcaaacgggggagacgcaaacgggggagacgcaaacgggggagacgcaaacgggggagaagccaacgggggaggagcaaacgggggagaagcaaacgggggagaagccaacgggggaggagcagaagGGGAGCGAAGGAGTTATTCCCCCCTCTGATGGGACCAGTGTAGTCACCCCGTCTGCTCCCCCACCAGATGTTGCAACGACATGCCAGGTTGTTGAAGCCACCAcctcccagggggggggtaacCCCCCCGAAGAGCACACAGAGGCGAATGAAAAAGTCATCATCAACGTGTCCATCTTTGCCAATGGAAAAATCATCTGCACGGGGAACAACTCCATCGAGGCGTGCAAAATAGCGATGAAGAAAATCGAGCGAAAGTTGAAGCAgctgaattttaaaaacataagcATAAAGAATGTCACGATTACGAACATCCTGGCGGTCTATAACGTGGGCTTTTCCATCGTGCTGCCCCTCTTCGCGCAGTACTACAAAAGT gtggaCTACGACCCCAACGTGTTCCCAGCCTGCAAGGTGAAAATCGCCCTCACGAGCGACAGCGAGAGGGACACCTCGGAGGCCAGCGAG CAAGCCGAGGGGAACTTCGCCTGGAGCACCCCCAGGAGCACCGCGGAAAGGAGCCGCAGCAAGGTGGACGTGGTCTCGGCCAGCATATTCTCCACGGGCAACATCACCCTCACGGGGGGCAAGAGCTACCAGAACCTGCAGAGGTGCATCGACATTCTGTACCCCTACCTGATCAAGAGCAAGTCCCAGCATTGA
- a CDS encoding hypothetical protein, conserved (encoded by transcript PVX_085110A): MEDAEQEEAEGEDVRWAGPPVRPHRMGDIKWGEEMKGSQLVCQEEGTQVEKAQPEEFPPSNEPPLVGEPPPNEPTSDSPAAPREGNEEKKCNACNFCEDVCFSILCARCKIKRKDLYAKYKKYKKHNLRICQKEIKLVLKLNRKARAELLSGGRREGREAGGAAKAVEGKEAVEGGDAGDAAKAVAERSSPKGEGHEGEAPQRRDQYDTLKDAIRRSKSLTNSECELEEKKMKHYNYTKYKEYFTKCEVRRHCHVNDCWVVANGYVYDVTTILSHHPGGINCILKKGGDDVSVDYSFHSKYAQKNFWEPLKIGKVITCSKEVNDLRMGSLSSKTKNKCMLM; encoded by the coding sequence ATGGAGGACGCTGaacaggaagaagcagagggAGAAGACGTCCGCTGGGCAGGCCCTCCAGTGAGGCCCCACAGAATGGGGGATATcaagtggggggaagaaatgaagGGGAGTCAGTTGGTCTGTCAGGAAGAAGGTACACAAGTGGAGAAGGCCCAACCAGAAGAGTTTCCCCCTTCAAATGAACCTCCACTTGTAGGTGAACCCCCCCCGAATGAACCAACGAGCGACTCGCCCGCTGCCCCCCGCGAAGGAAACGAAGAGAAGAAGTGCAACGCGTGCAACTTCTGCGAAGACGTGTGCTTCTCCATCCTCTGCGCGAGGTGCAAAATAAAGCGGAAGGACCTCTACGCGAAATAtaagaaatacaaaaagcACAACTTGAGGATTTGCCAAAAGGAAATTAAGCTCGTGCTGAAGTTGAACAGGAAGGCGCGGGCAGAGTTACTGTCCGGGGGGCGGCGCGAAGGGAGAGAAGCGGGAGGTGCGGCGAAAGCGGTGGAAGGGAAAGAAGCGGTGGAAGGGGGAGACGCGGGAGATGCTGCGAAAGCGGTGGCAGAACGGAGCAGCCCCAAGGGCGAGGGCCAcgaaggggaagcaccccAAAGGAGAGACCAGTACGACACGCTGAAGGACGCCATCAGGAGGAGCAAAAGTCTCACCAACTCCGAGTGCGAactggaagaaaaaaaaatgaagcactATAATTACACCAAATATAAAGAGTACTTTACCAAATGTGAAGTTAGAAGACACTGCCATGTGAATGACTGCTGGGTGGTGGCCAATGGGTATGTGTACGACGTGACGACGATCCTCAGCCATCACCCAGGTGGGATtaattgcattttaaaaaaaggaggtgatGATGTATCCGTGGATTATTCTTTCCACTCCAAGTACGCACAGAAGAATTTTTGGGAACCtctaaaaattggaaaagttATAACCTGCTCGAAGGAAGTTAACGACTTGCGGATGGGAAGTCTCTCCTccaaaacgaaaaacaaaTGCATGTTGATgtga
- a CDS encoding peptide chain release factor 1, putative (encoded by transcript PVX_085115A), whose amino-acid sequence MRRRRVLHLHVKKEDPSVKNKNCIRIEFRPGVGGEEALLWSRELLNTYKTFAERMNCRVERVHDAGESLVVTSPSDVCIAKQGQEIKASLYDLFKNESGIHQVKRVPRNESKGKIHSSTATIAVFLHTDEHRKDEVNLKDLRIKTFRSSKPGGQNVNKIESGVSILHKPTGMQTECQEERTQEMNKKIALKRLTEKISHLRHKQSEEQLRRERSKLVKDSSRSRRIRTYNFFRGYITDHVTKRRVDLMYFEKVRLEFLLNVDR is encoded by the exons ATGCGCAGAAGGAGAGTCCTCCATCTGCacgtgaaaaaggaagaccCATCtgtgaagaacaaaaactgCATACGCATCGAATTCCGCCCGGGagtggggggagaagaagcctTGCTGTGGTCAAGGGAGTTGTTAAAT ACGTACAAAACATTTGCGGAGAGGATGAACTGCCGCGTCGAACGAGTCCAC GACGCCGGCGAGTCGCTCGTGGTGACATCCCCCTCCGACGTGTGCATAGCCAAGCAGGGGCAGGAAATCAAAGCGAGTCTCTACGACCTCTTCAAAAATGAGAGCGGCATCCACCAAGTGAAGAGGGTTCCTCGGAATGAGTCCAAG GGCAAAATCCACTCCTCCACGGCCACGATTGCAGTTTTCCTGCACACAGACGAACACAGGAAGGACGAAGTCAATTTGAAGGACTTGAGGATTAAGACCTTCCGGTCGAGCAAGCCGGGCGGCCAAAACGTTAACAAG ATCGAATCAGGTGTGTCCATCCTGCACAAGCCAACGGGGATGCAGACCGAATGCCAGGAGGAAAG GACTCaagaaatgaacaaaaaaattgccttgaAAAGGCTAACTGAGAAAATTTCCCATCTTCGGCATAAGCAAAGTGAGGAACAGCTCCGGAGGGAACGATCCAAGCTG GTAAAGGACAGTAGCCGCAGCAGGCGCATCAGGACGTACAACTTCTTCAGGGGGTATATAACTGACCACGTGACGAAGCGGAGGGTGGACTTGATGTACTTCGAGAAGGTGAGGTTGGAGTTTTTGCTGAATGTGGATCGGTAG